From Desulfosalsimonas propionicica, the proteins below share one genomic window:
- a CDS encoding iron-containing alcohol dehydrogenase, producing the protein MPQFDYAFLSHPKIISGACSLENIPAELAANNACKPLIITDRAAVAQKRDRILIRAFDDSDCLIGAVFNRLGDYAGISLAWQAADLFVHRGCDALIALGSCLSADLARAVNILVSENTPDLSAFFKGAALTKRLYPFVLVPAGDLHGTGAGNTLILDHQRFCSEFLAPDVIVLDKRMLRGQPPPQTAQSAAIAADNAWSAFTGPSPGPIRDAFVHTALRLLNQNLDAALAAPGRDKPCLAMANAGVIAAIAAANAAPGIVRVVSEELARMTRIRRGLFTGLLAPAALEKSLEQNGPPRPELLLAVASMETYAATPEQQRPATGADMLKALFDKIQNTLGQSLESLQIPFYQIRQACENAASRPDTAIKASEALDLAGRAWKGASE; encoded by the coding sequence ATGCCCCAGTTTGACTACGCGTTTCTGAGTCATCCCAAAATCATCTCCGGTGCCTGCAGCCTGGAAAACATCCCGGCCGAACTTGCGGCCAACAACGCCTGCAAGCCTCTGATTATCACCGACCGGGCGGCAGTTGCCCAAAAAAGGGACCGGATCCTGATCCGGGCATTTGATGATTCCGACTGCTTGATCGGCGCCGTGTTTAACCGATTGGGGGATTATGCCGGCATCAGCCTGGCATGGCAGGCTGCGGACCTGTTTGTCCACCGGGGCTGCGATGCATTGATCGCCCTGGGAAGTTGCTTGTCCGCGGACCTGGCCCGGGCCGTCAATATCCTGGTTTCTGAAAACACGCCGGATCTTTCGGCTTTTTTCAAGGGCGCGGCCCTGACCAAAAGATTATACCCATTTGTATTGGTGCCTGCCGGGGATTTGCACGGCACCGGCGCCGGAAACACCCTGATCCTGGATCACCAGCGTTTTTGCTCGGAATTTCTTGCCCCGGATGTCATCGTGCTGGACAAACGCATGCTCCGGGGACAGCCGCCGCCTCAAACCGCCCAAAGCGCGGCCATTGCCGCGGACAACGCCTGGAGCGCCTTTACCGGGCCCAGCCCCGGCCCCATCCGGGATGCGTTTGTCCACACCGCCCTCCGGCTTTTAAACCAAAACCTGGACGCCGCCCTGGCAGCGCCGGGCCGGGACAAGCCCTGCCTGGCCATGGCCAACGCAGGTGTAATTGCCGCCATTGCCGCTGCCAACGCCGCACCGGGCATTGTGCGGGTGGTTTCAGAAGAACTGGCCCGGATGACCCGCATCCGGAGGGGTTTATTTACCGGCCTTCTGGCGCCTGCAGCCCTGGAAAAATCCCTGGAGCAAAACGGCCCGCCCAGGCCCGAACTGCTGCTGGCAGTGGCCAGCATGGAAACTTATGCCGCCACACCGGAACAACAGCGGCCCGCCACGGGGGCAGATATGCTCAAGGCCCTGTTTGACAAAATTCAAAATACCCTGGGCCAAAGCCTGGAATCTTTGCAAATCCCTTTTTACCAAATCCGGCAGGCCTGTGAAAACGCAGCATCCAGGCCGGATACCGCAATAAAAGCCTCTGAGGCGCTGGACCTGGCTGGCCGGGCCTGGAAAGGAGCATCCGAATGA
- a CDS encoding aldehyde ferredoxin oxidoreductase family protein: protein MQEITGTSNRVLEVDLTRQTFDISYISDVDRQQYLGGKGIALKLIYDRMAAGIDPLGPENLFVLATGVFMGTGAACSGRFEAVTKSPLTGLMASSSCGGPFGMALKTSGWDAMVIFGRAQSPVYLRVDAGGAAFVPADELWGTGTADAEKAILQDGSGALVIGPAGENRVRFANIRSGHRFLGRGGMGTVLGAKNLKGIVAKGKEYKIVPADKKRFDKANRLFFKYIQRNGVTAGAFRDYGTNANLNTGNAAGILPVRNFTGGSHGRARKLSGEAMAERFDTKHDTCKPCAILCGHRGTIRGEKRHVPEYETMTLLGANLEIFDPETVSDFNELCSHYGMDTISTGGTLAWAMEAGQKGLLKTDLKFGSADKITEMITDMALRRGLGKDLALGSAAAARKYGGEDFAMHVKGMELPGYDPRGSVGQGLSYATANRGGCHLSSYMVGLEVILGMAEPRAVRWKPYMVKFMEDVFCAINCLHVCLFTSFAVFLEPPLIRFSPKFVIRLLNQNLSRLALNLMDVSLYPELWHAIMGSRYVPYQGMRDFYKAGERVHVLERYMNTREGISRKDDTLPLRLLTEGRACDADQSTVPLEAMLQKYYRLRGYDPNGVPRPATLRRLGIEPRHPGRGKNREDVF from the coding sequence ATGCAGGAGATCACAGGCACCAGCAACCGGGTACTGGAAGTGGATTTAACCCGTCAGACGTTTGATATCTCTTATATCAGTGATGTAGACCGGCAACAATATCTGGGCGGCAAAGGCATTGCGCTGAAGCTGATTTACGACCGGATGGCCGCGGGTATTGATCCCCTTGGCCCGGAGAATTTGTTTGTCCTGGCAACCGGGGTGTTTATGGGTACGGGCGCCGCCTGCTCGGGCCGGTTTGAAGCCGTGACCAAATCGCCGCTCACGGGCCTGATGGCCAGCAGTTCCTGCGGCGGTCCCTTTGGCATGGCGTTAAAGACTTCCGGGTGGGATGCCATGGTGATTTTCGGCCGGGCCCAATCACCGGTCTATTTGCGGGTGGATGCCGGTGGGGCAGCGTTTGTTCCCGCCGATGAACTTTGGGGAACGGGCACGGCGGATGCGGAAAAGGCGATTTTGCAGGACGGCTCCGGTGCCCTGGTCATCGGGCCGGCCGGGGAAAACCGGGTCCGGTTTGCCAATATCCGGTCCGGACACCGTTTTCTGGGACGGGGCGGCATGGGAACGGTGCTGGGGGCCAAAAATCTCAAGGGCATCGTGGCAAAGGGCAAAGAATACAAGATTGTGCCGGCGGACAAAAAACGCTTTGATAAAGCGAATCGGCTGTTTTTTAAATATATTCAAAGAAATGGGGTCACAGCCGGCGCTTTCCGGGATTACGGCACCAACGCCAATCTCAATACCGGCAATGCCGCCGGAATCCTGCCAGTGCGCAATTTTACCGGCGGCAGCCACGGCCGCGCCCGCAAGCTCTCCGGCGAGGCCATGGCCGAGCGGTTTGACACAAAGCATGATACCTGCAAGCCCTGCGCCATTCTCTGCGGCCACCGGGGCACCATTCGGGGGGAAAAACGGCATGTGCCCGAATACGAGACCATGACCCTGCTGGGCGCCAACCTGGAGATTTTTGATCCGGAAACGGTTTCCGACTTCAATGAGTTGTGCAGCCATTACGGTATGGATACCATTTCAACGGGCGGGACCCTGGCCTGGGCCATGGAAGCCGGTCAAAAGGGACTGCTGAAAACAGATCTGAAATTCGGATCTGCTGACAAAATTACCGAAATGATAACGGATATGGCCCTGCGCCGGGGCCTGGGAAAAGATCTGGCCCTGGGTTCTGCTGCCGCGGCCCGGAAATACGGGGGCGAGGATTTTGCCATGCATGTCAAGGGCATGGAACTGCCCGGCTATGATCCCCGGGGTTCTGTTGGCCAGGGCCTTTCCTATGCCACGGCCAACCGGGGCGGCTGCCACCTGTCATCCTACATGGTGGGCCTGGAGGTGATTCTGGGAATGGCCGAGCCCCGGGCTGTGCGCTGGAAACCCTACATGGTCAAGTTCATGGAAGATGTGTTTTGCGCCATCAACTGCCTGCACGTGTGTTTGTTTACCTCCTTTGCCGTATTCCTGGAGCCGCCCCTGATTCGTTTTTCACCTAAGTTTGTCATCCGGCTGCTCAATCAGAACCTTTCCCGGCTGGCGCTGAATTTAATGGATGTCAGCCTTTATCCGGAGCTGTGGCATGCCATTATGGGCAGCCGCTATGTGCCCTACCAGGGCATGCGGGATTTTTACAAGGCCGGAGAACGGGTCCATGTGCTGGAGCGCTACATGAACACCCGGGAAGGTATTTCCAGAAAGGACGATACCCTGCCGCTGCGGCTGCTCACAGAGGGGCGCGCCTGTGATGCCGACCAAAGCACGGTTCCCCTGGAGGCCATGTTGCAGAAATATTACCGGCTGCGGGGATATGACCCAAACGGAGTGCCCCGCCCGGCAACCCTTCGCCGGCTGGGCATTGAACCCCGGCATCCGGGCCGGGGAAAAAACAGGGAAGATGTTTTTTGA